In one Dehalogenimonas formicexedens genomic region, the following are encoded:
- the plsY gene encoding glycerol-3-phosphate 1-O-acyltransferase PlsY, translating to MLVIELLLVAITAYLIGSIPFGYLIARRKANVDITSIGSGRIGATNVLRTLGRKMAILVAGLDLLKGITAVLLAGVVIGHNYILVGDYHVSILTAQVIAALAAVIGHIFPIFNHFKGGRGVATFFGGFIALYPLAAIFGGEVFIIGAGLTGFASLGSIAGVAGAYAVMIPLSLHSGLPIEYLFYSLIGSTIIVIMHRDNIQRLIAGKERSFTEKAS from the coding sequence ATGCTAGTCATCGAGCTTTTGCTTGTAGCCATAACCGCTTACCTCATCGGCAGCATCCCATTCGGCTATCTCATCGCCCGGCGTAAAGCCAACGTCGATATCACCTCCATCGGCAGCGGTCGAATCGGCGCTACCAACGTATTACGCACCCTCGGGCGCAAGATGGCCATCCTGGTCGCCGGACTGGATCTGCTCAAGGGCATCACGGCCGTGTTGCTGGCCGGTGTCGTCATCGGCCACAATTACATTTTAGTCGGTGATTACCACGTGAGTATCCTGACCGCCCAGGTAATTGCCGCCCTGGCTGCGGTTATCGGCCACATTTTCCCCATCTTTAACCATTTCAAAGGCGGCCGGGGGGTGGCGACTTTCTTCGGCGGGTTCATCGCATTGTATCCCCTCGCTGCGATTTTCGGCGGCGAGGTCTTTATCATCGGAGCCGGACTGACCGGTTTCGCCTCGCTCGGCAGCATCGCCGGGGTCGCCGGAGCATACGCCGTGATGATTCCTCTTTCACTCCATTCCGGCCTTCCCATCGAATATCTCTTCTACTCGCTCATCGGCTCCACGATCATCGTGATCATGCACCGCGACAACATCCAGCGGCTGATTGCCGGCAAAGAGCGCTCTTTCACCGAAAAAGCCAGTTGA
- the der gene encoding ribosome biogenesis GTPase Der, whose amino-acid sequence MTSQPSVAIVGRQNVGKSTLLNRLTGRRQAITEDLPGTTRDRLYIPMNHAGRDFELVDTGGMEPLPQDTIARSVNDQVRSAMKAASVVVFLVDAKAGLTPQDHEIADEVRKSGKPVVLAVNKADNARLSLHAAEFHSLGFGEPMPVSAFHGRGVEDLLDRVVELLPEPEAVAKAAPGLRIAIAGRANVGKSSLLNALVGAERMIVSPIPGTTRDSIDTPIDTASGSVVLIDTAGIRRRGKIERGVEEYSVIRSLNAIDRADIVLIVLDASEPATAQDTHIAGYARDQGRGLILVVNKTDLLENVDMTEYDRNMAARFKFIPYAERLYVSARTGDGVDRVIPTSFEIQSERAKRIPTPDLNSLVRQALARHAPPSAGGKLLKVLYATQVGVCPPEIVFFVNDPKLVHFSFERFLENRLREVFGFAGTPIKFTFKSRGE is encoded by the coding sequence ATGACCAGCCAACCTTCCGTTGCCATCGTCGGCCGCCAGAACGTCGGCAAGTCCACCCTGCTAAACCGGTTGACGGGCCGCCGCCAGGCCATCACCGAGGATTTGCCCGGCACCACCCGCGACCGGCTGTACATCCCCATGAACCATGCCGGACGGGACTTCGAACTGGTCGATACCGGCGGCATGGAGCCCCTGCCGCAGGATACCATCGCCCGTTCCGTCAACGACCAGGTGCGTTCCGCCATGAAAGCCGCCAGTGTCGTCGTCTTCCTGGTGGATGCGAAGGCCGGACTCACCCCCCAGGACCATGAAATCGCCGACGAGGTCAGGAAGAGCGGTAAGCCGGTCGTCCTCGCCGTAAACAAAGCCGATAACGCCAGATTATCCCTCCATGCCGCCGAATTTCACTCTCTGGGCTTCGGCGAACCCATGCCGGTGTCGGCTTTCCACGGCCGCGGCGTCGAGGACCTGCTCGACCGCGTCGTCGAACTCCTGCCGGAACCCGAAGCCGTCGCCAAGGCCGCGCCGGGCCTGCGCATCGCCATCGCCGGCCGCGCTAATGTCGGGAAATCTTCCCTCTTGAACGCTTTAGTCGGCGCGGAACGAATGATAGTCTCGCCCATTCCCGGGACAACCAGGGACTCTATTGATACACCTATTGACACCGCCAGCGGTTCTGTGGTACTTATAGACACCGCTGGCATAAGGCGCCGGGGCAAGATAGAACGTGGCGTTGAGGAATACAGCGTCATCCGCTCCCTGAACGCCATTGACCGCGCCGACATTGTTTTAATTGTTTTAGATGCCAGCGAACCGGCGACCGCCCAGGACACCCACATCGCCGGATACGCTCGGGATCAGGGCCGGGGGTTAATCCTTGTCGTCAACAAGACCGATCTCCTAGAAAATGTGGACATGACTGAATACGACCGTAACATGGCCGCCCGGTTCAAGTTCATTCCCTACGCGGAACGCCTTTACGTCTCAGCTCGCACCGGCGACGGCGTAGACCGGGTCATCCCCACCTCCTTCGAAATCCAATCGGAACGCGCCAAGCGCATCCCTACCCCGGATCTGAACAGCCTGGTGCGTCAGGCGCTGGCCCGCCATGCCCCGCCGAGTGCCGGGGGCAAGCTCTTGAAAGTCCTTTACGCCACTCAGGTGGGCGTCTGTCCGCCGGAGATCGTGTTCTTCGTCAACGACCCGAAGCTCGTCCATTTCTCTTTCGAGCGTTTTCTGGAAAACCGGCTCCGCGAGGTCTTCGGTTTTGCCGGAACGCCGATCAAGTTCACGTTCAAATCCCGAGGTGAATAA